From Pseudomonadota bacterium:
GAATTTCTGCAATTCACCGCAAGCCTTTACCAGGTGCCGGAAGAAAATTTCATCAAAAACACCCGGCGATATCTCAAGCTCTTTGATCTTGTTGACTGGCAGGACCATCTCATTGAGAGCTATTCCCACGGCATGCGCCAGAAACTGATCATCGCCTCGGCATTGATGATTGAGCCGCCGGTGATTGTCGTTGACGAGCCCATGGTAGGGCTTGACCCCAAGAGTGCCAAAATCGTCAAGGAACTATTCAAGAATCATGCACGCCAGGGCGGCTCGATCTTTCTCTCCACCCATTCCCTGGAAATCGCCGAAGAACTCTGCGACCACATCGCCATCATCACCCACGGTGAAATCAGAACCACCGGCACCCTGGCCCAGCTGCGTACCGAGGCAAAACTCGAAGACTCAGGCCTTGAAGAAATCTTCCTGGAACTCACCGGCGCCTACGAACTCCATGAAGTTATTGCCGCATTAAGGAATAATTGATGAAACGTAAAAAGTCGGAAGCTGAATT
This genomic window contains:
- a CDS encoding ABC transporter ATP-binding protein, encoding MVVDGLTKTFGTYKAVNNISLEVKSGEIFGFLGPNGAGKTTTIKMLAGLLKPDSGRIQIHGQNLAKHPENCKQATGYIPDRPYLYEKLTGIEFLQFTASLYQVPEENFIKNTRRYLKLFDLVDWQDHLIESYSHGMRQKLIIASALMIEPPVIVVDEPMVGLDPKSAKIVKELFKNHARQGGSIFLSTHSLEIAEELCDHIAIITHGEIRTTGTLAQLRTEAKLEDSGLEEIFLELTGAYELHEVIAALRNN